One Acetonema longum DSM 6540 genomic window, TATTCTTTTATATACACCGCTTTATCTGTCGGATTACTGCAGCAACCAGTGCCAGTACTGCGGCTTTAACGTCCGCAACCCCTTGAAGCGCAAGCAGTTGTCCCTGGAGGAAGTGGAGGAGGCCGCCAGGAGGATTGCCGCCACCGGCCTCAAGCACATCCTGATTCTGACCGGCGACGCCAGGGCCATTTCCAGCCCGGACTACATCGCCGACTGCGCCGGAGTGCTGAGAAAATATTTTACCTCTATCGCCATCGAAGTGTATGCCATGACCCAGGAAGAATACGGACAGCTGGTTAACGCAGGCGTGGACGGCTTCACCATCTATCAGGAGACGTACAATGAGGAGTATTATGACCTGATTCATGTGAGCGGTCCGAAAAAAGATTACCGCTTTCGCCTGGACGCGCCGGAACGGGCCTGCCGGGCAGGCATGCGCTCGGTCAATATCGGCGCCTTGCTGGGGCTGGATGACTGGAGACGGGATGGCTTTTTCACCGGCCTTCACGCCCACTACCTGCAGAATCAGTATCCGGCCGTTGAAATCAGCCTGTCTCTGCCCCGCATCAGGCCCCATGCCGGCGAGTTTCAGCCCCGCTGTCCGGTCACCGATAAACAAATGGTGCAGTTCCTGCTGGCCTTGCGGCTGTTCTTGCCCCGGGCGGGCATTACCATATCCACCCGTGAAAATGCCCGTTTTCGCGACAATCTCCTCTCTTTGGGCGTAACTAAAATGTCGGCCGGATCTCATACCGCCGTAGGGGCCCAGATCGATAAGGAGGAAAATGCCGGGCAGTTTGAAATCTCCGACCCACGGAATGTAGCCGAAATGAGCGCCGCCCTTCGCCAAATGGGGTACCAGCCGTTATACCAAGACTGGCAGCCAATAGGGGACCGTTGAAAAAGGCCCAGGGGCGAGGCCGCAGATGAGTTATCGCATGGATTAGTAAAGAGGAGGATGATTGTATATGAATCACGCTTCAACCCGGCGGGGCAAGTGGCCAGCCGCCGATATTTACGGCATTACCGCCGAGGAATACTCTAACGGGCGCAGCAATATTGAGGTAGTCCGGGCGATGATCGATGCCGGTGTAAAAGTAATCCAATACCGGGAAAAAGAGAAAAAAAAGCTTTATAAATATCAGGAATGCATCCGGATTCGGGAGATGACCCAAAAAGCCGGCGTGACCTTTATCATCAATGATGATATTGATCTGGCGCTGCTTGTCAAACCTGACGGAGTGCATATCGGCCAGGAGGATTTGCCCATCGAGGAAGTCCGCCAACTGGTGGGAGAGGAAATGATCATCGGCCTGTCCACCCACTCTCCCCAGCAGGCTCAGGAAGCGGTAAAACGGGGCGCCGATTATATCGGGGTGGGTCCGGTGTTTGCCACCCGGACCAAAAAGGATGTCAGCGCTGCCACAGGACTTGACTATGTAAAATATGTTGCCGAGCATATCCCCCTGCCCTCTGTAGCCATTGGCGGCATAAAGACTGACAATATCGCATCTGTCAGGCAAGCGGGAGCAGACTGTTTCGCCTTGATAACAGATATTGTAGGAGCGGCGGATATCGGGGCCAGGATAAAGGAGCTGAGAGCCAGACTGGTTTAAGACCCCATTGAAAAAACAGATAAATCCATAGAAGCAGGAGACCGATTTCCGGTCTCCTGCTTCTATGTCTGGTCCTTGAATCCCGACGATCAATGAATTTTATTTATAATCATGTCTAATTGGATTTAATGGTATCAGAAACAGCACTGCATTTTATTGTTAAGTGTTTCGGAGCCGTCATCATTTTAGATCATAATATCAGAATTTTCTCTTAACCAAGCCGCCGCTCAGGCCCGATTTTCATCTTTTGGGGCTATAAGTTTGGCATCTGAGTAAAATTGTTTCGCCTTACCCCTGCCGGTTTCATTATAATTCAATTATCAAAAAATTATCATTAAATAAAGGGGTGTAAGTGGTGCAAACAGTATTACAGCAAACGGCTCGAGAGCCTTTGTTCAAACGCTATGGCCTCATCTTCGGCTTCATCGTCCTTCTCGGCATCATCCTGGCGCCGACGCCGGCAGGCCTGCCTATAGCCGGCCAGCGCATGATCGGCATTCTGATTTTTTCGGTTATCGTCTGGATGAGCGATTCTATTTCTTATCCGGTCAGCGCTGCTGTCATCATGAGCTTGATGGCTATTTTGCTGGGAATTTCGCCGGATATCGCCAATCCCAAAGTCCTGATGGGTACCAGCAAGGCCTTGGGAATCGCCCTGGGGGGCTTCAGCAATACCGCCTTCGCCCTGGTGGCCGCCGCCCTGTTCCTGGCCGCAGCCATGAGCCAGACTGGCCTAGACAAGCGCATCGCCTTATTTATTCTGTCCAAAATCGGCGCCAAAACCAACCGGGTCTTAATCGGCGTCATTATCGTGGGTTTTGTCCTCAGCTTCTTCGTGCCCAGCACCACCGCCCGGGTATCCTGCATGGTTCCCATCGTCATGGGCATTATTCTGGCGTTCGGTGTGGACATTAAAAGTCGGTTTGCGGCCGTGATGATGATCGCCACCGCTCAGGCTGACAGTCTCTGGAACGTAGGCATCAAGACCGCCGCCGCTCAAAACATGATTGCCGTGGGCTTTATCAAATCCCAGCTGGGCGTGGACATCACCTGGATTGAATGGTTTGTCGCCGCCGCTCCCTTTTCCGCCATTATGTCGGTCGTATTATACTATGTTTTAATGAAACTCATGCCGCCGGAAAAAGATGAGATCGAAGGCGGCAAAGCCGCAGTGCAGCGTCTCCTGTCCGAAATGGGCCCTATGACCTTCAATGAAAAGAAACTGCTGGGCATTTCTTTGACGCTCCTGTTCCTCTGGGCCACCGAGAAGGTCCTCCATAACTTTGATACTTCCACTACCACCATTGTGGCCATTGCCCTGATGTTTCTGCCCCGGGTGGGTGTCATGGACTGGAAGCAGGCTTCGCCCCGAATCAACTGGGGCACCATTATCCTGTTCGGCGTGGGTATCAGCCTGGGTTCGGCTCTCTTGTCCACCAAAGCCGCCCCCTGGCTGGCTAAAATCATCGTCAGCGCCTTCGGCCTGCAGAGCATGCCCGCGCTGGTCATCCTGGCCGTTCTCGCCGCCTTCCTGATCATCATCCACCTGGGATTTGCCAGTGCCACCGCTTTGGCCTCGGCGATGATTCCGATCGTCATTTCCGTGCTGCAAAGCGTAACCACGCCTGGCATTAATATCATCGGCATGACCATGATTCTGCAGTACGTAGTCAGCTTCGGCTTCATCCTGCCGGTAAATGCACCCCA contains:
- the thiH gene encoding 2-iminoacetate synthase ThiH yields the protein MSFYEQYLKYRDYDSAGCNPGSKTIERILGQDRLLPTDFLALLSPAAQPYLEAMAQKARRLTVQHFGKTILLYTPLYLSDYCSNQCQYCGFNVRNPLKRKQLSLEEVEEAARRIAATGLKHILILTGDARAISSPDYIADCAGVLRKYFTSIAIEVYAMTQEEYGQLVNAGVDGFTIYQETYNEEYYDLIHVSGPKKDYRFRLDAPERACRAGMRSVNIGALLGLDDWRRDGFFTGLHAHYLQNQYPAVEISLSLPRIRPHAGEFQPRCPVTDKQMVQFLLALRLFLPRAGITISTRENARFRDNLLSLGVTKMSAGSHTAVGAQIDKEENAGQFEISDPRNVAEMSAALRQMGYQPLYQDWQPIGDR
- the thiE gene encoding thiamine phosphate synthase, whose translation is MNHASTRRGKWPAADIYGITAEEYSNGRSNIEVVRAMIDAGVKVIQYREKEKKKLYKYQECIRIREMTQKAGVTFIINDDIDLALLVKPDGVHIGQEDLPIEEVRQLVGEEMIIGLSTHSPQQAQEAVKRGADYIGVGPVFATRTKKDVSAATGLDYVKYVAEHIPLPSVAIGGIKTDNIASVRQAGADCFALITDIVGAADIGARIKELRARLV
- a CDS encoding DASS family sodium-coupled anion symporter, translated to MQTVLQQTAREPLFKRYGLIFGFIVLLGIILAPTPAGLPIAGQRMIGILIFSVIVWMSDSISYPVSAAVIMSLMAILLGISPDIANPKVLMGTSKALGIALGGFSNTAFALVAAALFLAAAMSQTGLDKRIALFILSKIGAKTNRVLIGVIIVGFVLSFFVPSTTARVSCMVPIVMGIILAFGVDIKSRFAAVMMIATAQADSLWNVGIKTAAAQNMIAVGFIKSQLGVDITWIEWFVAAAPFSAIMSVVLYYVLMKLMPPEKDEIEGGKAAVQRLLSEMGPMTFNEKKLLGISLTLLFLWATEKVLHNFDTSTTTIVAIALMFLPRVGVMDWKQASPRINWGTIILFGVGISLGSALLSTKAAPWLAKIIVSAFGLQSMPALVILAVLAAFLIIIHLGFASATALASAMIPIVISVLQSVTTPGINIIGMTMILQYVVSFGFILPVNAPQNMIAYGTETFEVRDFIRTGIPLTIIAFVLILLLGATYWKWLDLV